One segment of Polyangiaceae bacterium DNA contains the following:
- a CDS encoding RecX family transcriptional regulator, whose amino-acid sequence MATRKPPSPEQALSAANLEKLALSYLNRFDTSVVNLRKVLSRQLRRHQREASPELLELAAQHIEGLLQRYAQSGVLDDRRYASTIAWSLRERGASSRAIEHKLSVRGVSSDDIREAIHAADRDQVQDAELAAARRFTRRRRLGPHRSAAERKAKRDRDLGALARAGFSLDVARRVLEEEPE is encoded by the coding sequence GTGGCCACACGCAAGCCCCCCTCTCCCGAGCAGGCTCTCTCTGCGGCAAACCTGGAGAAGCTCGCGCTGTCCTATCTGAACCGATTCGACACCAGCGTGGTCAACCTACGCAAAGTGCTGTCGCGCCAACTGCGTCGTCATCAACGAGAGGCCAGCCCCGAGCTGCTGGAGCTAGCGGCTCAGCACATCGAAGGGCTTCTTCAGCGCTACGCCCAATCTGGCGTTCTGGACGACCGCCGCTACGCGTCCACGATCGCATGGTCACTTCGCGAGCGAGGTGCATCGTCCCGCGCCATCGAACACAAGCTGTCCGTTCGAGGGGTGAGCAGCGACGACATTCGCGAGGCAATCCACGCGGCAGACCGTGACCAAGTGCAGGACGCGGAGTTGGCGGCGGCGCGGCGCTTCACTCGCAGACGTCGGCTGGGGCCCCATCGATCAGCGGCTGAACGCAAAGCCAAGCGCGACCGAGACCTGGGCGCATTGGCGCGCGCCGGGTTCAGCCTGGACGTCGCGCGACGCGTGTTGGAAGAGGAGCCCGAGTAG
- a CDS encoding ADP-ribosylation factor-like protein codes for MSFINYMAREINCKIVYYGPGLCGKTTNLQYIYERTNPDAKGKMISLATETERTLFFDFLPLSLGEIRGFKTRFHLYTVPGQVFYDASRKLILKGVDGIIFVADSQIERLEANQESMDNLRTNLAEQGYSLEKIPFVIQYNKRDLPNVVPVEELRELLNPMTVPDYEANARSGMGVFDTLKAVSKLVLTELKRGG; via the coding sequence ATGAGCTTCATCAACTACATGGCTCGGGAGATCAACTGTAAGATCGTCTACTACGGGCCTGGCCTGTGCGGGAAAACGACGAATCTTCAGTACATCTATGAGCGGACCAATCCGGACGCCAAAGGCAAGATGATCAGCCTGGCGACGGAGACGGAACGCACGTTGTTCTTCGACTTCCTCCCGCTGAGTCTGGGTGAGATCCGCGGCTTCAAGACGCGCTTCCACCTGTACACGGTACCGGGGCAGGTCTTTTACGACGCCAGCCGCAAGCTCATCCTCAAAGGCGTGGACGGCATCATCTTCGTCGCTGATTCGCAGATAGAGCGCCTGGAGGCGAACCAGGAGAGCATGGACAACCTGCGCACCAACCTCGCGGAGCAGGGCTACTCTCTGGAGAAGATCCCTTTCGTCATCCAGTACAACAAGCGCGATCTCCCGAACGTGGTGCCCGTGGAGGAGCTGCGAGAGTTGCTCAACCCGATGACGGTGCCCGACTACGAAGCCAACGCGCGCTCGGGAATGGGTGTGTTCGATACCTTGAAGGCCGTGAGCAAGCTGGTGCTCACGGAACTCAAGCGCGGCGGTTGA
- a CDS encoding roadblock/LC7 domain-containing protein has translation MVNPQMVMYEEEFNQIQAVVDRLVKEANAKVVFIVDKNGQLIAASGDIDNLDTTSLASLTAGNIAATGGIAKLLREQEFAAQFHEGQNANIHIQLVGNRVILVVIFDAKSSLGLVRLRVRKATDELNRIFEALLSKVQEPGSDSPFAEITDEDIDNLFND, from the coding sequence ATGGTCAACCCGCAGATGGTGATGTACGAAGAGGAGTTCAACCAGATCCAAGCGGTCGTAGACCGCCTGGTGAAGGAGGCGAACGCCAAGGTCGTATTCATCGTCGACAAGAATGGTCAGCTCATCGCCGCAAGCGGTGACATCGACAACTTGGACACGACGTCGCTGGCGTCCCTTACGGCGGGCAACATCGCCGCAACGGGAGGAATCGCCAAATTGCTTCGCGAGCAGGAGTTCGCGGCCCAATTCCACGAGGGCCAGAATGCGAACATCCACATCCAGCTCGTGGGCAACCGAGTGATTCTGGTCGTCATCTTCGACGCCAAGTCCAGCTTGGGCTTGGTTCGTCTACGTGTGCGCAAAGCCACCGACGAACTGAACCGGATATTCGAGGCGCTGCTGTCGAAGGTGCAAGAGCCCGGCTCGGACTCTCCCTTCGCCGAGATCACCGACGAGGACATCGACAACCTGTTCAACGACTGA